A genomic segment from Comamonas terrigena NBRC 13299 encodes:
- a CDS encoding DUF2147 domain-containing protein → MKTVKVLVAAVVVMVGGMSAAWAQMTPVGTWHSVDDKTGEAKSEIQISDNAGVLSGHVTKLLRKGADPAAVCTECKDGLKGKPMVGLPIITGAKKAEGKTVWEDGKILDPESGKSYTLRLTPIDDGKKLEVRGSIGPFGRTQTWVRVQ, encoded by the coding sequence ATGAAGACCGTAAAAGTACTGGTAGCTGCCGTAGTGGTGATGGTTGGTGGCATGTCTGCCGCCTGGGCACAGATGACGCCTGTGGGCACCTGGCACAGCGTGGATGACAAGACCGGCGAAGCCAAATCGGAAATCCAGATCAGTGACAACGCGGGCGTGCTCAGCGGCCATGTCACCAAGCTGCTGCGCAAGGGTGCCGACCCTGCCGCCGTCTGCACCGAATGCAAGGACGGCCTCAAGGGTAAGCCCATGGTGGGCCTGCCCATCATCACCGGTGCCAAGAAGGCCGAGGGCAAGACCGTCTGGGAGGACGGCAAGATCCTCGACCCCGAAAGCGGCAAGAGCTACACCCTGCGCCTGACCCCGATCGACGACGGCAAGAAGCTGGAAGTGCGCGGCTCCATCGGCCCGTTTGGCCGCACCCAGACCTGGGTGCGCGTGCAGTAA
- a CDS encoding acyl-CoA dehydrogenase C-terminal domain-containing protein, giving the protein MPSYNPPLRDMQFLMHEVFKVTDVYQAMPQHAEVDADTINAVLEEAGKFAANVTFPLNISGDEEGCHLDKTTHEVTTPKGYKEAYAQFVEGGWPALSCDTKYGGQGLPFVVNSALYEMLNSANQAWTMYPGLSHGAYEALHAHGSPELQAKYLPKLTSGEWTGTMCLTEPHCGTDLGLLRSKAEPQADGSYKITGNKIFISAGEHDFTSNIVHLVLARLPDAPAGSKGISLFVVPKYLVNADGSLGERNGIYCGGLEHKMGIKSNATAQIVMEDAVGELVGQPNKGLQAMFVMMNAARLGVGNQSLGLTEVAFQNALAYAKDRLQMRSLSGTKAKDKPADPIIVHPDVRRMLLTAKAYAEGGRALSTFCALLIDQELNHPDEKVRSDSADLVALLTPIVKAFLTDNGWIATTQSQQVFGGHGFIKEWGMEQYVRDNRINMIYEGTNGVQALDLLGRKVLGNQGASLKKFGKLIAKLVEEEGVNEKMSEFITPVAMLGEQMTKFTTEIGFKGMQNPDEVGAASVDYLRVAGHLVFGYLFARMAQVSLRAIADGNTDPFYVAKLQVARFYFAKLFPETATLMRTARAGGKTLMDSDAALA; this is encoded by the coding sequence ATGCCCAGCTACAACCCGCCCCTGCGCGACATGCAATTCCTGATGCACGAAGTGTTCAAGGTGACTGACGTCTATCAGGCCATGCCCCAGCATGCCGAGGTGGATGCCGACACCATCAATGCGGTGCTGGAAGAAGCGGGCAAGTTCGCTGCCAACGTCACCTTCCCGCTGAACATCAGCGGTGACGAAGAAGGTTGCCACCTGGACAAGACCACGCACGAGGTGACCACGCCCAAGGGCTACAAGGAAGCTTATGCCCAGTTCGTCGAAGGTGGCTGGCCGGCACTGTCGTGCGACACCAAGTACGGGGGCCAAGGCCTGCCCTTTGTGGTGAACTCCGCGCTGTATGAAATGCTCAACAGTGCTAACCAGGCCTGGACCATGTACCCTGGTCTGTCGCACGGCGCCTATGAAGCCTTGCACGCCCACGGTTCTCCCGAACTGCAGGCCAAGTACCTGCCCAAGCTGACCAGCGGTGAATGGACGGGCACCATGTGCCTGACCGAGCCGCATTGCGGCACCGATCTGGGCCTGCTGCGCTCCAAGGCCGAGCCCCAGGCCGACGGCAGCTACAAGATCACCGGCAACAAGATCTTCATCTCCGCCGGCGAGCACGACTTCACCAGCAACATCGTCCACCTGGTGCTGGCCCGCCTGCCCGATGCACCCGCCGGCTCCAAGGGCATCAGCCTGTTCGTGGTGCCCAAGTACCTGGTGAATGCCGACGGCTCGCTGGGTGAGCGCAACGGCATCTACTGCGGCGGCCTGGAGCACAAGATGGGCATCAAGTCCAATGCCACGGCCCAGATCGTGATGGAAGACGCTGTGGGCGAGCTGGTGGGCCAGCCCAACAAGGGCCTGCAAGCCATGTTCGTGATGATGAACGCGGCCCGCCTGGGTGTGGGCAACCAGTCGCTGGGTCTGACCGAAGTGGCGTTCCAGAACGCGCTGGCCTATGCCAAGGACCGCCTGCAGATGCGCAGCCTGTCCGGTACCAAGGCCAAGGACAAGCCGGCTGACCCCATCATCGTGCACCCTGATGTGCGCCGCATGCTGCTGACCGCCAAGGCCTATGCAGAAGGCGGCCGTGCGCTGTCCACTTTCTGCGCACTGCTGATCGACCAGGAACTGAACCACCCCGATGAAAAAGTGCGCAGCGACAGCGCCGATCTGGTGGCCCTGCTGACCCCCATCGTCAAAGCCTTCCTGACCGACAACGGCTGGATCGCCACCACGCAAAGCCAGCAGGTGTTTGGCGGCCATGGCTTCATCAAGGAATGGGGCATGGAGCAGTATGTGCGCGACAACCGCATCAACATGATCTACGAAGGCACGAACGGCGTACAGGCCCTGGACCTGCTGGGCCGCAAGGTGTTGGGCAACCAGGGCGCCTCGCTGAAGAAGTTCGGCAAGCTGATCGCCAAGCTGGTTGAGGAAGAGGGCGTCAACGAAAAGATGAGCGAGTTCATCACCCCCGTGGCCATGCTGGGCGAGCAGATGACCAAGTTCACCACCGAAATCGGCTTCAAGGGCATGCAAAACCCCGACGAAGTGGGCGCTGCCAGCGTGGACTACCTGCGTGTGGCCGGCCACCTGGTGTTCGGCTACCTGTTCGCCCGCATGGCCCAGGTGTCGCTGCGCGCCATCGCCGACGGCAACACCGATCCCTTCTACGTGGCCAAGCTGCAGGTGGCGCGCTTCTACTTCGCCAAACTGTTCCCGGAAACCGCGACGCTGATGCGCACTGCCCGCGCTGGCGGCAAGACTCTGATGGACAGCGACGCTGCACTGGCCTGA
- a CDS encoding TetR/AcrR family transcriptional regulator — MTASAPAPTSVSDDRPLGDQPLPPVAGARPRAAHKGQQTKAAIIDTALDMAMHIGLEGLSIGALAQALGMSKSGVFAHFGSREELQISVVVEYHRRFEHEVFFTAIRQPRGLPRLRALFANWMQRTSIELDSGCIYISGAIEFDERTGPVRDALVESVSTWHAALRRAIVQCKECGDLRADTDESQVLFEVHGLILVLHYEARFMRLPDSLPRAQRGFDNILQRYGITQA, encoded by the coding sequence ATGACAGCTTCCGCGCCCGCTCCCACTTCTGTTTCCGATGACCGCCCGCTCGGCGATCAACCGCTGCCGCCGGTCGCTGGTGCCCGCCCACGCGCCGCCCACAAAGGCCAGCAGACCAAGGCCGCCATCATCGACACCGCGCTCGACATGGCCATGCACATCGGCCTGGAAGGCCTGTCCATCGGGGCACTGGCCCAGGCACTGGGCATGAGCAAGTCGGGTGTGTTCGCCCATTTTGGCTCACGTGAAGAGCTGCAGATCTCTGTGGTGGTCGAATACCACCGCCGCTTCGAGCACGAAGTGTTCTTCACCGCCATCCGCCAGCCGCGCGGTCTGCCGCGCTTGCGCGCGCTGTTTGCCAACTGGATGCAGCGCACCTCCATCGAGCTGGATTCCGGTTGCATCTACATCAGCGGCGCCATTGAATTTGACGAGCGCACCGGCCCGGTGCGCGATGCCCTGGTTGAATCGGTCAGCACCTGGCATGCCGCGCTGCGCCGCGCCATCGTCCAGTGCAAGGAATGCGGCGACCTGCGCGCCGACACCGATGAATCCCAGGTGCTGTTCGAAGTGCATGGCCTGATCCTGGTGCTGCACTACGAAGCGCGCTTCATGCGCCTGCCCGACTCCCTGCCGCGTGCCCAGCGTGGCTTTGACAACATCCTGCAGCGCTACGGCATCACCCAGGCCTGA
- the slmA gene encoding nucleoid occlusion factor SlmA, whose translation MSVSEVICPPAETEEPVAVAADTTRTRKRPKPGERREQILQALAAMLEKPGADRITTAALAASLSVSEAALYRHFASKAQMFEGLIEFIEQSVFALVQQIVTREVEEGTVTPEDGARRAARAVGVVLQFAERNPGMVRVMVGDAILFEHERLQTRMNQFFDRIESTLRQCLRPAADALGSATPTVDANVAASVLTAFMLGRMQRFARTGFRRLPTEHLDASLAMLI comes from the coding sequence ATGTCAGTGTCTGAAGTGATTTGCCCGCCCGCCGAAACCGAAGAGCCTGTGGCCGTTGCCGCTGATACCACGCGTACGCGCAAACGTCCCAAGCCAGGCGAGCGCCGCGAGCAGATCCTGCAGGCCCTGGCGGCCATGCTGGAAAAGCCCGGTGCAGACCGCATCACCACCGCCGCGCTGGCTGCCAGCCTGTCGGTGAGCGAAGCGGCGCTCTACCGCCATTTCGCCAGCAAGGCTCAGATGTTTGAAGGCCTGATCGAGTTCATCGAGCAGTCGGTCTTTGCCCTGGTACAACAGATCGTCACCCGCGAAGTGGAAGAGGGCACGGTGACGCCCGAAGACGGTGCCCGCCGCGCTGCCCGCGCCGTGGGGGTTGTGCTGCAGTTTGCCGAACGCAACCCCGGCATGGTGCGCGTGATGGTGGGCGACGCCATCCTGTTCGAGCACGAGCGCCTGCAGACCCGCATGAACCAGTTCTTCGATCGCATCGAATCCACGCTGCGCCAGTGCCTGCGTCCGGCTGCCGACGCCCTGGGCTCTGCCACCCCGACGGTGGATGCCAATGTGGCCGCCAGTGTGCTGACCGCCTTCATGCTGGGCCGCATGCAGCGCTTTGCGCGCACGGGCTTCCGCCGCCTGCCTACCGAACACCTGGACGCCAGCCTGGCCATGCTGATCTAA
- a CDS encoding sensor histidine kinase produces the protein MTTTLRNRLLLLLVLPVCVLAVAGSWWGYRSAETAAGQHDQRLLRLLPQLADSVMAPAIGKDMEPLMALSPSIDDFVRNRSGITGFAVADLDGHVLAGDPWISVVVPTTPAAEFHSQEFGGITYRVAVQRSMTAGAGEMVVALADGSDVRQQWRHQLLTHVLLPNMLLVVVAALLIYWSVRKAFKPLLDLAQAVESRSPRDLSPIDETTSPKEVRPLVQSLNRLFGLVQAQSETQRRFVADAAHQLRTPLAALQAQVEAWALMAAQVERLGPASAGAEADQSQSGLFLQTEQIEKLRNATRRTSQLAHQLLALSRADARHVQSQAHERVDLKELCENLLEAFWDSAAAKQIDLGLEVEAVYISGQAWLLRELLSNLVDNAIKYTPSGGQVTLRCGRRRLGGRQPQAFLQVEDDGPGVPLGETGRILERFYRLPGSVGEGSGLGLAIAHEIAQGHHAALRLTPGAGQQGLQVTLVFPE, from the coding sequence ATGACCACCACCTTGCGCAACCGGCTGCTGCTGCTGCTGGTGCTGCCGGTGTGCGTGCTGGCCGTGGCGGGCAGCTGGTGGGGCTATCGCTCGGCCGAGACTGCGGCCGGCCAGCATGACCAGCGTCTGTTGCGCCTGTTGCCACAACTGGCCGATTCGGTGATGGCACCGGCCATCGGCAAGGACATGGAGCCGTTGATGGCCTTGTCTCCGAGCATCGACGACTTTGTGCGCAACCGCAGCGGCATCACGGGCTTCGCCGTGGCCGACCTGGACGGCCATGTGCTGGCGGGCGACCCGTGGATCAGTGTGGTCGTGCCCACCACGCCGGCGGCGGAATTTCACAGCCAGGAGTTCGGTGGCATCACCTACCGCGTCGCCGTGCAGCGCTCCATGACGGCGGGTGCCGGTGAAATGGTGGTGGCCCTGGCGGATGGTTCGGACGTGCGCCAGCAGTGGCGCCACCAGTTGCTCACCCATGTGCTGCTGCCTAATATGCTGCTGGTGGTGGTGGCGGCGCTGTTGATCTACTGGTCGGTGCGCAAGGCGTTCAAACCGCTGCTGGACCTGGCTCAGGCGGTGGAAAGCCGTTCACCCCGGGATTTGAGTCCGATTGACGAAACCACCTCGCCCAAGGAAGTCCGGCCGCTGGTGCAGTCGCTCAACCGGCTGTTCGGCTTGGTGCAGGCACAGTCCGAAACCCAGCGCCGCTTTGTGGCCGATGCCGCCCACCAGCTGCGCACACCCCTGGCGGCGCTGCAGGCCCAGGTGGAAGCCTGGGCACTGATGGCCGCCCAGGTGGAACGGCTGGGGCCGGCCTCTGCTGGGGCCGAAGCCGATCAATCGCAGTCCGGCCTGTTTCTGCAGACCGAGCAGATCGAAAAGCTGCGCAACGCCACCCGCCGTACCTCCCAGCTGGCCCACCAGTTGCTGGCCCTGTCGCGCGCCGATGCGCGGCATGTGCAGTCCCAGGCACACGAGCGGGTGGATTTGAAGGAGCTGTGCGAAAACCTGCTGGAAGCCTTCTGGGACAGCGCTGCAGCCAAGCAGATCGACCTGGGCTTGGAGGTGGAGGCCGTGTACATCAGCGGTCAGGCCTGGCTGCTGCGTGAGCTGCTCTCCAATCTGGTGGACAACGCCATCAAATACACGCCCTCGGGCGGGCAGGTCACGCTGCGCTGTGGGCGCCGTCGCTTGGGCGGGCGCCAGCCGCAGGCCTTTCTGCAGGTGGAGGACGATGGGCCGGGCGTGCCTCTGGGCGAAACCGGGCGCATTCTGGAGCGGTTTTACCGTTTACCGGGCTCGGTGGGCGAAGGCTCGGGCCTGGGTCTGGCCATTGCACACGAAATTGCCCAGGGCCACCATGCCGCGCTGCGGCTGACGCCGGGGGCCGGCCAGCAGGGGCTGCAAGTTACCCTGGTGTTTCCAGAGTAA
- a CDS encoding response regulator transcription factor, with translation MRLLLVEDDVMVASGIKLGLADAGYAVDWVGSGERALEVLAAETFDVAVIDIGLPGMDGLELTRRLRHKDMASSGMPVLILTARDALQDRVQGLDLGADDYMVKPFELPELLARLRALLRRSQAATSAVLSFGPLELDTAGRSAGVRSKDPVLGEQLLPIDLGPREWTVLEYLLIHAPKPASKDKLLQALTGWDKEITPNAVEVYVSRLRGKLEPHGVALRSIRGFGYRLELAAVDSSAA, from the coding sequence ATGCGTTTGCTGTTGGTGGAAGACGATGTGATGGTGGCCAGTGGCATCAAGCTGGGTCTGGCCGACGCGGGCTATGCCGTGGACTGGGTCGGCAGCGGTGAACGGGCACTGGAGGTGCTGGCGGCCGAAACCTTTGATGTGGCGGTGATCGACATCGGCCTGCCCGGCATGGATGGCTTGGAGCTGACGCGCCGGCTGCGCCATAAGGACATGGCCAGCAGCGGCATGCCGGTCCTGATTCTGACGGCACGTGATGCTCTGCAGGACCGTGTGCAAGGGTTGGATCTGGGAGCCGACGACTACATGGTCAAGCCTTTCGAGTTGCCTGAACTGCTGGCCCGGCTGCGTGCGCTGCTGCGCCGCTCTCAGGCGGCCACTTCGGCGGTGTTGAGCTTTGGCCCGCTGGAGCTCGACACGGCCGGGCGCAGCGCCGGCGTGCGCAGCAAGGACCCGGTGCTGGGTGAGCAATTGCTGCCCATCGACCTGGGGCCGCGCGAATGGACGGTACTGGAATATCTGCTGATCCACGCGCCCAAGCCCGCCAGCAAAGACAAGCTGTTGCAGGCACTGACCGGCTGGGACAAGGAAATCACCCCCAATGCGGTGGAAGTTTATGTGTCTCGCCTGCGCGGCAAGCTGGAGCCGCACGGTGTGGCGCTGCGCTCGATTCGCGGCTTTGGCTACCGGCTGGAGCTGGCGGCGGTGGATTCTTCTGCCGCCTGA
- the argB gene encoding acetylglutamate kinase, producing MTDSISHIAPRDKAEILAQALPYIRKFHGKTMVIKYGGNAMTDPALQADFAEDVVLLKLVGINPVVVHGGGPQIETALNRLGKKGEFIQGMRVTDAETMEVVEWVLAGEVQQDIVGLIHQAGGKAVGLTGRDGGLIRAKKLKMVDNKDPSVEYDVGQVGDIVAIDPSVVKALQDDAFIPVISPIGFGEENESYNINADVVASKLATVLQAEKLVLLTNTPGVLDKAGNLLTDLTAREIDGLFADGTISGGMLPKISGALDAAKAGVNAVHIIDGRVPHSMLLEILTDQAYGTMIRSH from the coding sequence ATGACCGACTCCATCTCCCACATCGCCCCCCGCGACAAAGCCGAAATCCTTGCCCAGGCGCTGCCCTACATCCGCAAGTTCCATGGCAAGACCATGGTCATCAAGTATGGCGGCAACGCCATGACCGATCCTGCCCTGCAGGCGGACTTTGCGGAAGATGTGGTGTTGCTGAAGTTGGTGGGTATCAATCCGGTGGTGGTGCACGGTGGGGGGCCCCAGATCGAGACCGCGTTGAACCGATTGGGCAAGAAGGGCGAGTTCATCCAGGGCATGCGTGTGACAGACGCAGAGACCATGGAGGTGGTGGAGTGGGTGCTGGCCGGCGAGGTGCAGCAGGACATCGTGGGCCTGATTCACCAGGCTGGTGGCAAGGCCGTGGGTCTGACGGGGCGTGATGGTGGTCTGATCCGCGCCAAGAAGCTGAAGATGGTGGACAACAAGGACCCAAGCGTGGAGTACGACGTGGGCCAAGTGGGCGATATCGTGGCCATCGACCCCAGCGTGGTCAAGGCACTGCAGGACGATGCCTTCATTCCTGTCATCAGCCCCATCGGCTTCGGTGAAGAAAACGAAAGCTACAACATCAACGCCGACGTGGTGGCCAGCAAGCTGGCCACCGTGCTGCAGGCAGAAAAGCTGGTGCTGCTGACCAACACCCCCGGCGTGCTGGACAAGGCCGGCAACCTGCTGACCGACCTGACGGCGCGCGAGATCGACGGCCTGTTTGCCGACGGCACCATCTCCGGCGGCATGCTGCCCAAGATCAGCGGCGCGTTGGATGCCGCCAAGGCCGGGGTGAACGCGGTGCACATCATCGATGGCCGCGTGCCGCACTCGATGCTGCTGGAAATCCTGACCGATCAGGCTTATGGCACCATGATTCGCAGCCATTGA
- a CDS encoding MraY family glycosyltransferase, with amino-acid sequence MPNTPLFFTELFRYDAFIAGVASLITSLLLVFTKNWHGSFSMDHNSGIQKMHTSPTPRIGGIGIAVGVLAGFAASSHGIAAAEKRAILSTILLAGMPAFLFGLLEDVTKKVSVKTRLLATMASGVLGWGITGTAITHVDIPGLDFILGFTVFSVIFTAFAVGGVANSINIIDGFNGLTAGTALIMLAAFGIISRHVGDIPLAFTCMIISGAVMGFFLVNWPRGKLFLGDGGAYFLGFTLAWIAVLLPERNSSISPWTSLLICSYPIIEVGFSIYRRKFLREDASATQPDAVHLHTLANKRWAKKIFPTFSKTAQNGLTSPFLWCYALLPCVSAVIFHTNKWLTLAALLFSLIIYLLMYSKLAFFRWIPKNKNEK; translated from the coding sequence ATGCCCAATACTCCTTTATTTTTTACAGAACTGTTTAGATACGATGCTTTCATTGCAGGGGTTGCATCTCTTATCACCAGTCTTCTTCTCGTTTTTACCAAAAATTGGCACGGCAGTTTTTCAATGGACCACAACAGTGGCATTCAAAAAATGCATACCTCCCCCACTCCACGCATAGGGGGCATAGGCATCGCCGTAGGGGTTCTTGCAGGTTTTGCGGCCTCTAGCCATGGTATTGCTGCCGCAGAAAAACGTGCCATCCTCAGCACCATTTTGTTAGCGGGCATGCCCGCTTTTCTTTTTGGCTTGCTCGAAGATGTCACCAAAAAGGTATCTGTCAAAACCCGCCTGCTTGCCACCATGGCATCTGGCGTGCTCGGCTGGGGAATTACAGGCACTGCCATTACGCATGTAGATATTCCAGGACTGGATTTCATACTGGGCTTCACAGTGTTTTCAGTCATATTCACTGCTTTTGCCGTTGGTGGCGTAGCAAATTCCATCAATATCATCGATGGATTCAATGGGTTGACGGCCGGAACCGCATTGATCATGCTGGCCGCATTCGGAATTATCTCTCGCCATGTCGGAGACATTCCATTAGCTTTTACGTGCATGATCATATCCGGCGCTGTAATGGGGTTCTTCCTTGTTAATTGGCCGCGCGGAAAGCTATTTCTAGGAGATGGTGGCGCCTATTTTCTGGGGTTCACGCTTGCCTGGATTGCCGTGCTCTTACCGGAACGCAATTCAAGCATCTCTCCCTGGACCAGTTTGCTTATCTGCTCATATCCCATCATTGAAGTCGGCTTCAGCATTTACCGAAGAAAATTCTTGCGCGAGGATGCATCGGCCACACAGCCGGATGCAGTTCACTTGCACACCTTGGCCAACAAACGATGGGCCAAGAAAATATTCCCGACCTTTTCCAAAACTGCCCAAAATGGCCTGACTTCACCTTTTTTGTGGTGTTATGCACTGTTGCCCTGCGTGTCCGCAGTTATCTTTCATACCAACAAATGGCTCACACTCGCGGCCTTGCTATTTAGCCTCATTATCTATCTACTGATGTACAGCAAATTGGCTTTTTTCCGCTGGATTCCAAAGAACAAGAATGAAAAGTGA
- a CDS encoding glycosyltransferase — MKSEMKKVAILLAAYNGERYIAEQLDSILAQTCVSVHIFISVDKSSDQTLKILNNLDSGNVTILPYGNRYGNAARNFYRLIQDVDFSDYDFIGFSDQDDRWKSDKLSRGIDLIEKTDSDAYSSNVTAFWENGRSKEIIKSQPQKKWDHFFEAAGPGCTYLFRTENFTQFKEFYKKNQKEISAITHHDWLIYAWYRASGFTWLIDENSSMFYRQHGSNELGANKGIKQKINRIKRIKNKNFRAEVLKISKLIHRQKLPTPPGIVESGGGNVAFFLKNFNQTRRKPVEAFFLAFCAVIGIY; from the coding sequence ATGAAAAGTGAAATGAAAAAGGTTGCGATTCTATTGGCTGCCTACAACGGCGAAAGATATATAGCAGAGCAGCTGGATAGCATATTGGCCCAGACATGCGTATCCGTTCACATATTCATCAGCGTGGACAAGTCCAGTGATCAAACGCTGAAGATACTAAATAATTTAGATAGCGGAAACGTCACCATCTTGCCTTACGGGAACCGGTATGGAAATGCCGCCCGTAATTTTTACAGATTGATTCAGGATGTTGATTTTTCAGATTACGACTTTATTGGATTTTCCGATCAAGATGATCGCTGGAAATCGGACAAATTATCCCGCGGCATAGATCTCATTGAAAAGACAGACTCCGATGCTTATTCAAGCAATGTGACGGCCTTCTGGGAAAATGGGAGATCCAAAGAGATCATAAAGTCCCAGCCACAAAAAAAATGGGATCACTTTTTTGAAGCAGCTGGTCCAGGGTGCACTTATCTATTTCGGACAGAAAATTTCACCCAATTCAAAGAATTTTATAAAAAAAATCAAAAAGAAATCTCAGCCATCACACACCATGACTGGTTGATCTATGCCTGGTATCGAGCATCCGGATTTACCTGGTTGATCGATGAAAATTCTTCCATGTTTTATCGCCAGCACGGCAGCAACGAGCTGGGTGCCAACAAAGGGATAAAACAAAAAATCAATAGAATAAAAAGAATTAAGAACAAGAATTTCAGAGCAGAAGTTCTGAAAATATCAAAGCTGATCCACCGACAAAAACTCCCCACCCCTCCTGGAATTGTGGAGTCAGGCGGGGGAAATGTTGCATTTTTTCTCAAGAACTTCAATCAGACTAGAAGAAAACCTGTTGAGGCTTTTTTTCTTGCATTCTGTGCAGTCATTGGCATCTATTAA
- a CDS encoding glycosyltransferase — MQSSAKKMKRKHLVISAVNLVEGGTLTVLRDCLASARRDLSADWDITAIVHKSDLIGIEGINYIERPEIKKSWFRRILFEYVESKKIAEDINPDYWLAMHDMSPRVGNVRQSVYCHNAMCFYSMSWKEMFYEPKLILFSWLYGLFYRINIHSNECVIVQQEWVRNEFFAKFNLKRIVVAHPLHENKSNVLLKKSGVRFFYPSFPRAFKNFETLLSAWEIIEKTDALDLHLTVTLNGNENRYSRHLVKKFQHLQSVDFVGIIPKSEMQEKYKNVDCVIFPSLLETWGLPLSEAKEHGLAIIAADLPYAHEAIGSYDAASFYSAKNANELAEKIIAFSKGELHFEKIISKDAQQPFKNNWKDLLSYIVN; from the coding sequence ATGCAATCAAGTGCCAAAAAAATGAAGCGTAAACACCTCGTCATTTCTGCTGTCAATCTGGTTGAGGGCGGAACTCTTACGGTATTGAGAGATTGTCTGGCTTCTGCACGTCGAGATTTATCTGCAGACTGGGATATTACCGCTATTGTACATAAGTCAGATTTGATAGGTATTGAAGGTATCAATTATATTGAACGGCCTGAGATAAAAAAATCTTGGTTTCGAAGAATTTTATTTGAATACGTTGAATCAAAGAAAATAGCTGAAGATATAAATCCTGACTATTGGCTTGCCATGCATGACATGTCACCGCGTGTCGGTAATGTGCGGCAATCGGTATATTGCCATAATGCAATGTGCTTTTATTCAATGTCTTGGAAAGAGATGTTTTATGAGCCGAAGCTGATTTTATTTTCTTGGTTGTATGGATTGTTTTACAGAATAAATATTCACTCCAATGAGTGTGTGATTGTTCAGCAAGAATGGGTTCGAAATGAATTTTTTGCAAAATTCAATCTTAAAAGAATCGTCGTTGCACATCCCCTGCATGAAAATAAAAGCAATGTACTGCTGAAAAAGAGTGGGGTTAGATTTTTCTATCCATCATTTCCCAGAGCGTTCAAGAATTTTGAGACACTGCTGAGTGCCTGGGAAATCATAGAGAAAACTGATGCTTTGGATTTACATTTGACCGTAACACTGAACGGAAATGAAAATAGATATTCGCGCCATTTGGTAAAAAAATTTCAGCATCTGCAATCAGTAGATTTTGTGGGAATAATTCCCAAGAGCGAGATGCAAGAGAAATATAAAAATGTGGACTGTGTGATATTTCCCTCTTTGCTGGAGACTTGGGGTTTGCCTCTGAGTGAAGCCAAAGAGCATGGCCTTGCCATCATTGCAGCTGATTTACCCTATGCACATGAAGCGATTGGTTCATATGACGCGGCTTCATTTTATTCGGCGAAAAATGCAAATGAACTGGCAGAAAAAATAATCGCATTTTCAAAAGGCGAATTGCATTTCGAAAAGATAATTTCAAAAGATGCCCAACAGCCTTTCAAAAATAATTGGAAAGATTTGCTTTCATATATCGTGAATTAA